The segment CGTCCCGTTCGTCCGCATCGTCTCGTGCAACCCCCTGGAGGTGAAGTCCTCCGGGATACCGCCGGCCTTCTCCGGCTACCCCGCCGCCGACCGGTCCGGCTGGGACGCCTTCCGCGCCGAGTACGACCGCACCCACCGCGAACTGTGGGAGAGCTTCAACGCCTGGGTCGTCGAGCAGGGGGCCCGCCCGTTGCCCGACCTGGAGTTCATCCACGACGGCGACCTCAACCTGTACGTCTACCCGGAGATAGCCGACTACCCGCGGACCCTGGACGCGTCGTGGCACCGGCTGGAGTCCTCCGTGCGCGGTACGGACGAGCACTTCGAGCTGCCGGAGAGCCTCCGGGGCGGCAGGGGCTCCTTGGTCTACTTCTCGTTGGGGTCCCTCGGGTCGGCAGACGTCGAACTGATGCGGCGGGTCGTCGCCGCGCTCGCGAAGACGCCGCACCGCTACATCGTCTCCAAGGGGCCGTTGCACGCGGAGATCGAACTGGCTCCGAACATGTGGGGGGCCGAGTTCGTCCCGCAGACCCAGGTGATTCCGCTCGTCGACTTGGTGATCACCCACGGTGGGAACAACACCACCACCGAAAGCCTCCACTTCGGCAAGCCGATGATCCTGCTGCCGCTGTTCTGGGACCAGTACGACAACGCCCAGCGGATCGACGAACTCGGCCTAGGTGTCCGCCTGGACACCTACCGCTTCACCGACGACGAGCTGATCGCCGCCATCGACAGGCTCCTCAACGACAAGGACCTGCACGCCCGTCTCGCCCGTGCCGGTGCGGATGTCCGAGCCCGTGACGGCGTCACCCTGGCCGCCGAACTCATCGAACGTGCGGCCAAGGCATGATCCTTGGTACGGCACCCGGCCTGGCCGACGCCCGCGAAGCGGTCTTCTGGACCGACCGGCCGGGTCGGCCGGGGCCCTTCCCCGCACTGACCGGGCGAGCCGAGGCGGACCTGGTCGTGGTCGGCGGCGGCTTCACCGGACTGTGGGCCGCGATCATGGCAAAGGAGGAGTACCCAGGGACCGACGTCCTGCTGCTGGAAGCGTCCACGATCGGCTTCGGGGGCAGCGGCCGCAACGGCGGGTTCATCTCCGACTCCCTCACCCACGGCCTCTCGCACGGGGCGTCCCGCTGGCCGTCGGAGCTGAAGACGCTGGTGCGGCTCGGCCGGGAGAACCTCACCGAGATCGTCGAAACCCTGGACAGGCACGAGGCGGACGTGGGGTTGCGGCTGACCGGAAAGACCACGGTGGCAGTCGCCCCTCACCAGGTCGGCGAGCTGCGCGCGCTCGAACGGCTCCACCTCGAGCACGGCGACGACGCCGTCTGGCTGGATGCCGAGGAGATGCGAGCCGACGTCGACTCCCCGACGTACCTGGGCGGACTGCGAGTCCGCTCCACCGGAGGGCTGGTCGACCCCGGGCTCCTCGTCGACGCCTTGACGCGGATCGCCGAACGGCTCGGAGTGCGGCTGCACGAACGGACCCCCGTCACCGGCATGGCGCGTGCAGGCGCGGGGCTGCGGGTGGCGACCGGCAACGGGTCGGTCATCGCCGGGCAGGTCCTCCTCGCCACGAACGCCTACCCGGCCCCCTTGAGACGGCTGCGCCACCTGGTCCTGCCCGTGTGGGACTACGCGCTGATGACGGAACCCCTGTCGCCGCCACAACTGGCCTCGCTGGGCTGGCGCGAACGGCAGGGGCTCACGGACGCCGGCAACCAGTTCCACTACTACCGGCTCACCTCCGACGACCGGATCTTGTGGGGCGGCTACGACGCGATCTACCACCGCGGCGGGACCGTCGACGACCACGAGGCCCGCCGGCCGGCCTCGTACGCCCTGCTCGCCCGGCACTTCTTCGAGACCTTCCCGCAACTGGAGGGGCTCGGCTTCAGCCACCGCTGGGGCGGAGCGATCGACTCCACCAGCCGGTTCACCGCCACCTTCGGGACCGCGTTCGGCGGCCGGGTCGGTTACGCCGTCGGCTACACCGGGCTGGGCGTCGCGGCATCCCGCTTCGGCGCCCGGGTCGCCCTGGACCTGCTCGCCCGACGGGCCACCGAGAGCACCGCACTGAAGATGGTGCGTCGTTCCCCCGCGCCCTTCCCGCCGGAGCCCCTGCGCTGGCCGATCGTCGAGCTCACCCGGCGCGCACTGGTCCGCGCGGACCGGCGCGAGGGCCGCCGCGGCCCTTGGCTCCGGCTCCTCGACGCGTTCGGCGTCGGCTTCAACTCCTAACCGCCCAGCTGTGAGAGAAGGCTTTCATGCGTCAGCTGATCAACCCTGCCGACGGGCAGGTATGCGCAGAGGTCAAGGACACCGATCCGGCGGAACTGCCGGGGATCGTCGCAACGGCGCGGGTCGCGCAGGCCACGTGGCGGGACGCGACGCCCGGTGAGCGCGCACGGGTGCTGCTGCGCCTGGCCGACCTGGTCGAGGCCAACGCCACCGAGCTCACCCGGCTCGAGGTCGAGGAGACCGGAAAGCCGGCGGCCGTGTTCGCCGACGGCGAGCTGCCGTTCGCCGCCGACAACCTGAGGTTCTTCGCCGGTGCCGCGCGATCGCTCGACGGAAGCGGAGCCGGGGTGCTCAGCTCCGGGTACACCTCGATGCTGCTGCGCCGGCCCGTCGGGGTCGTCGCCTCGATCGCGCCGTGGAACTTCCCCCTCGTCATGGCGATCTGGAAGATCGGGCCCGCGGTGGCCGCGGGCAACGCCGTCATCATCAAGCCCGCACCGCAGACGCCGCGCGGCACGCTCCGGCTGGCCGAGCTCATCGTCGAGGCGGGAGCCCCGCACGGCCTCGTCCAGGTCGTACTGGGCGACGCAGCCGTCGGCGAAGCACTGGTCACCGCCCCCGGGGTGGACATGGTGAGCGTCACCGGCTCGACCGCGACCGGCAAGGCCGTCATGCGCGGAGCGGTCGAGGGCCTCAAGCGGGTCCACCTCGAACTCGGCGGCAAAGCGCCAGGACTGGTCTTCCCCGACGCCGACCTCGAGCAGATGAGCGGCGGCCTGGTCATGGGAACCACCTACAACACCGGCCAGGACTGCACTGCGGCGACCCGCGTCTACGCCCACCGTGCCGTCTTCGACGAAGCCGTCGACGCGCTCAGGGACGCGATGGGTGCAGTTCGCCCCGGAGACCCGTGGGCGGAGGGCACCGACATCGGCCCACTGATCTCCGCGGCACACCGCGACCGCGTCGACGGCTTCGTCCGCCGCGCCGTCGCCGAAGGTGCGAGCGCGCTGTGTGGTGGAACACCGCTGGACAGGCCCGGCTTCTACTACCCGCCGACGCTGTTGGTCGGCGCCGCCCAGGACAGCGAGATCGTTCAGGGAGAGGTCTTCGGCCCCGTCCTGGTCGTGCTCCCCTTCGACGACGAGGACGACGCCGTCCGTCTGGCCAACGACACCCCCTACGGGCTGGCCTCCTCGATCTGGACCGGCGACGTCTCCCGCGCGCTGCGCGTGGCCCACCGCCTCGACGTGGGCGTCACCTGGATCAACGACCACCTGCCGATCGCTTCCGAGGCCCCGCACGGCGGTGTCAAGGGCAGCGGTTTCGGCAAGGACATGAGCCAGGAGTCGGTTGCGGAATACTCGGTGACCCGGCACGTCATGGTGAAGCACGCTGCTCCCGCCGCCCGGGACTCCTTCCGCCCCGCCTGATCCGACCGCGGAACCTCCCCTCCGCGGGCCGTCGGGCGGTATGTTCGGGCCGGCAGCCGCCCGCGGAAGCGGCGGCTGCCGGTCCGTTCCCTTCCTTGGCACGCGCTTTGCGGCTGCCCGTCTCCACTCGACCGCGTCTTCCGGAACCAGCCGCCGGAGGTGCGATGCCCGCCGGCTTCATTCCGGAGAACACCGGTGGTCCACTCCAGGACGGCGGCCGCCGAAAGTGAAGATCGTCCGCGGGGAGGAGCACCGGCTGCTGCCCCGCGACATGTCCGGCCGCTCCCCGCTCCGTTGAAAGGGATGCGGCCGCCCCTCGAAGGCGGGGCGGGCCACCGTAACGAGACACGCCAGCCCTTGCTCAATATTACTCTCGTTATATAATCATCGTTACATGAAGGCGTCGTTGTGGCGCTCATCCAATGACGCGCGGAAGGACAGGCCGATGGACAGGGAGCCGATCAGCAACGGCGTAATCCCGGCGGTTGTCGGGGAGGTGGTCACCGGCGAGCCGTTCGTGGTGTCCCGCGAGGACGTCGAACGCTTCGAGAGCGGGACGTGGATCGACCGCGCCTACCCCGAGGGCGACGTGCCGGAGTTCCCCGAGGACCTCGTCGAGGGATTCCACCTCCTCGCCCTGGTCGACCCGGTGCTCCAGTTCGCGCTGGGCGACAACCGCGGCGGTATGTGGGGTCTGAACTACGGGCTCGACAAGGTCCGTTTCATCTCCCAGGTGCACGTCGGCGACAGCATCGTGCCGACCTTCGAGACCCTCGCGGTCGAGCCGAAGGACGGGGGCTTCAAGGTCCTCCGGCGCTGCACCTTCACCATCGAGGGCTCCGAGCGACCCGCGATGGTCGCCGACTGGTGGGGCTACCAACTGCCGCGCGGCATCGTGGAAGCCTCCCGGAGGCTCTGACTCCTGCGGCTGGGCGAAGGCCTGCCGTCCCGAGGCGTTGCACCGGCCCGTCGGCGATCGGAGCGTTCCGCGACCCGACGCCG is part of the Kitasatospora cineracea genome and harbors:
- a CDS encoding NAD(P)/FAD-dependent oxidoreductase, with translation MILGTAPGLADAREAVFWTDRPGRPGPFPALTGRAEADLVVVGGGFTGLWAAIMAKEEYPGTDVLLLEASTIGFGGSGRNGGFISDSLTHGLSHGASRWPSELKTLVRLGRENLTEIVETLDRHEADVGLRLTGKTTVAVAPHQVGELRALERLHLEHGDDAVWLDAEEMRADVDSPTYLGGLRVRSTGGLVDPGLLVDALTRIAERLGVRLHERTPVTGMARAGAGLRVATGNGSVIAGQVLLATNAYPAPLRRLRHLVLPVWDYALMTEPLSPPQLASLGWRERQGLTDAGNQFHYYRLTSDDRILWGGYDAIYHRGGTVDDHEARRPASYALLARHFFETFPQLEGLGFSHRWGGAIDSTSRFTATFGTAFGGRVGYAVGYTGLGVAASRFGARVALDLLARRATESTALKMVRRSPAPFPPEPLRWPIVELTRRALVRADRREGRRGPWLRLLDAFGVGFNS
- a CDS encoding aldehyde dehydrogenase family protein, with translation MRQLINPADGQVCAEVKDTDPAELPGIVATARVAQATWRDATPGERARVLLRLADLVEANATELTRLEVEETGKPAAVFADGELPFAADNLRFFAGAARSLDGSGAGVLSSGYTSMLLRRPVGVVASIAPWNFPLVMAIWKIGPAVAAGNAVIIKPAPQTPRGTLRLAELIVEAGAPHGLVQVVLGDAAVGEALVTAPGVDMVSVTGSTATGKAVMRGAVEGLKRVHLELGGKAPGLVFPDADLEQMSGGLVMGTTYNTGQDCTAATRVYAHRAVFDEAVDALRDAMGAVRPGDPWAEGTDIGPLISAAHRDRVDGFVRRAVAEGASALCGGTPLDRPGFYYPPTLLVGAAQDSEIVQGEVFGPVLVVLPFDDEDDAVRLANDTPYGLASSIWTGDVSRALRVAHRLDVGVTWINDHLPIASEAPHGGVKGSGFGKDMSQESVAEYSVTRHVMVKHAAPAARDSFRPA
- a CDS encoding MaoC/PaaZ C-terminal domain-containing protein — encoded protein: MDREPISNGVIPAVVGEVVTGEPFVVSREDVERFESGTWIDRAYPEGDVPEFPEDLVEGFHLLALVDPVLQFALGDNRGGMWGLNYGLDKVRFISQVHVGDSIVPTFETLAVEPKDGGFKVLRRCTFTIEGSERPAMVADWWGYQLPRGIVEASRRL
- a CDS encoding glycosyltransferase; translated protein: MARQLTVLFMPESAYGPTNNCIGVGDVLRRRGHRVVFAAEASWRGKLAALGFEEDLVELAPPAEDAEEQDAGQFWKDFIRSTAPEFRKPTFEQLDTWVKPVWEELVAGAKYCEPQLKAIIDRVKPDVIVEDNVVAFPALTTAGVPFVRIVSCNPLEVKSSGIPPAFSGYPAADRSGWDAFRAEYDRTHRELWESFNAWVVEQGARPLPDLEFIHDGDLNLYVYPEIADYPRTLDASWHRLESSVRGTDEHFELPESLRGGRGSLVYFSLGSLGSADVELMRRVVAALAKTPHRYIVSKGPLHAEIELAPNMWGAEFVPQTQVIPLVDLVITHGGNNTTTESLHFGKPMILLPLFWDQYDNAQRIDELGLGVRLDTYRFTDDELIAAIDRLLNDKDLHARLARAGADVRARDGVTLAAELIERAAKA